The sequence CCTTCTTTTTAGATCTGTGCTGCCGTGCCTTCCTCTTCATGGTACCCTGTGGTTGGAGTCGGTATTAGCGTTTAATGAAGCTACTTTTTCCTCCCTTGCCTTTTGGATGATGCTTAGTACTACTACGTCTTATCAGCTATCAATCCTCCTCTCGCGTGCTTCTTGGATAGGTTGCATTCTTTGGGTTTGCTCACAGCGCACACAAAGCCATTTTACTGCTGGGAATGGTGGCTGGCACTATTAGCGTCTCCGGCTCTTGAGTGATCTCCAAGGTAAGCAGCCCGCCACTCCCTTGGAAGAATGGGAAATAGATAGGAATGTTTTGTTTTCTCGGTTGGAGGAGCAAGGAATTAACCACTCCACATCCCTCCGTGATTTCTGAAGTTTATGGCTAGAAAATTTATGAGGTTGCTCGGTATGAAGAAAATAGTCTTTCCTTCTATCTGATCATTCAAATTGTTCGCTTCGCTTCGCTTCTCTCTGGTTTTGCTTGCCTCAGTCTAGTTGCAAGATCTGTATTCGGTTTGACTTGGGTTCTTCTCAGTTTGTTTGATGTGAGTAGATTGGCGCACGAAATGAAGTATTAACCTGACTGAACTGCGGCAGTTTGTTCATGTTGGTAGTTGAAGCATTCATTCTTGAGTAGTCAGTCGTCGTAATGGATTATCAGTCCTTTGGAATGCTACAGGGAAGTGAAGTGATGGGGGAGTGCGAGGACGGCAAGGAGTACAGGTGCTGGGAGGAGCTGCTGCCGGACGCGCTGGGCCTCATCTTCCGCAACCTGCCGCTGCAGGAGGTGCTCACCGTCCTGCCGCGGGTGTGCAAGTCCTGGGGGCGGGTGGTGGCCGGCCCCTACTGCTGGCAGGAGATCGACATCGAGGAGTGGAGCCAGCAGCAGGGCAAGCCGGAGCAGATCGCCCGCATGGTCGAGCTACTCGTGGGCCGCAGCGCCGGCTCGTGCCGCCGGATCAGCGTCTCCGGCCTGCCCTGCGATCCGCGCTTCTCCTTCATCGGAGACAAGTAATTCTGAAACCTGAGCGATGCTTCTTGCTGTTTTTGATCGATTCCTGTGGCAAGTGAATTTTTTTCTGCAATTTTTTTTTTTTGCGTGGAGTGTTAGATTAGAATTATACGCTCATTCTAAGCCTCGCCGTCAGGTTTAAGCCGTGATGGGGGTGTTTGCTTGCAGATCTGCTGAGAACGTGAGTGTCTGTTCAGAATTTCTGACGTGCAAATCCAGGTCCATTTGTTTGTCTATGCTGGCTTGGAGACCATTCTGATTTTTCTGATTAGCAGGGCTAGAAGTGGGCCTAGTTAAACTTTGATGAGATTTGGTCTGGATCTTTGGAGCAAATAAAAACCTGCTATCGCAGAGATTATGAATCTAAACTGCTGTTTTTTTTTTGTCTCAGTACGTAGAACCAAAATGGTAGATATGCCCCGAGCTTGCAGCATGATTAGTCTTGAATCTGACTTGTAGGACATGTATTCACTGAGAAGTTGATCAGTTGATGTGTATTATTGTTCTGAATTATTTGCATTACGATCGAACTATAGGATTAGATATTCATTGTCCACGCGCAATACGAATTATTGGAAGTACACACACAAGTACTGGCACCGGCACGCGCACATGCATACAGTGATCAGGCGGTCACAATTACACACCGGCTTGATCCTGCTTCCTCTTTTGCTGAAAACTGGCTAGCGCACGAGCTCTCCGGACCTTGGAGATCCCCAGGAGCGAGATCAGCGACTCCATGGTGGAATCCGTGGCGCCGCGGCTGCCGAACGTCACTTTCCTCGACATCAGCAGCTGCACGAAGATGGGGGCCCGCGGCCTGGAGGCGTTCGGCAAGCACTGCAAGTCCCTGGCGGGGCTGCGGCGGGTGATGCACCCGATCGACCTGGCGGACAGGGCGTGCCAGCACGACGAGGCGCACGCCATCGCGTGCAGCATGCCCAGGCTGCGGCACCTGGAGATGGGGTACATGCTGGTGGCGACGGAGGCGGTGGCGGAGATCCTGGGGCGGTGCCGCGAGCTCAGGTTCCTGGACCTGCGCGGCTGCTGGGCGGTGGACGACAAGCTCCTGCCGCGCGACCGCCACCCGGGGCTGCGCGTCCTGGGACCCCGCGTCGACGACTGCTACGAGAACAGCTACTGGGAGGAGTGCTCCGACGACTACTCGGACGACTCCTCCATCTACTCGTGGGAGCTCATGGACGAcgtcgacgacgactacgactacGCCGccggcagcgacgacgacgacgacgaggccGTCTGGGACGACGACGGCCAGGGCCTGGAGAACCTGGAGGTCAGGTTCTACGGCGGTGGCTTCGGCGAGACCTTCGCCGGCTTCGACTGGCCGCCGTCGCCGTGACATGACACCTGCTGCCTGCGCTTGCGTTGCTTGCGTGGGTGGGTGAGCCTTTGTGTGTTGTCCCCAAGCTTTGGAAGCTTGCTGTGCTGCTGTAGTACTGTGCCTGCGACATCACTCGATCTTCCTCTACCTCGCAGATATGCCATATGTGAAGCGAACTGCTAGTGGTGCAATCTAAAATGTAGACGCTGGTGTTTACATGAAGCAATCCCCATCAGCATGCACCGGTGAGATTCCACCGGTGCCAATCCCCATCCATCCTACCTACTACTAGTCATAGAGAGCGGGGCAGGGTACCCCTGTCTCCTGATGGCTTCTTTAATGTCATGCGAGCAAACATGGCAGTGCAAGGGTCTCCTGAGCTGTATAGTGTCAGCAATATCAACGCAGTGCGAAAGATGGCACGGGCACGGCGTGGATCGAGGTGCAGCAGAGCAGAGAAGAGTACCCTGCCCCCCGCTCGCTTTGGGATGCAGCACAGCGCATCACCCAGCCACCCAACCCAACAGGCCAGCACATGTCGAATGCAGCGGagggcgccccccccccccccccccccccccccccccccgggcaCACGCAAACAGCTAGCAGTAAAAGCTACCCCGCTTTTGGACCGGACCGGACCACGGCGTCTGGCTGCCTGATCCCAAGATTTTGCCCCGGAACCATGTGACAAAGCGGGATCTTTTCTCAGAAATGGGCGAGGAATGGCAAGGGAATCGATCGATGGCCGATGGGTGCGGGGTGCCTAGCCCTACTATGCCTGGGTGGCGTCCGTCCGTCCGTGCCTGGCAGCCTGCCACTGGCATCTGCCAAGCCGATTGTCTCTTGCAAGACAAGTTAGCCCCGCCCTCTCGCTGCCTCTGCGAGCCTtggcgctgctgctgctgctgctgcacgctACGCTAGATTCTGACGCGGGTTTTTTCCCAATTCCCATGCGGGCAACGGGGCAGGGGGGAGGTGCAGCCTATTTTTTTATCCACCTTGAGGTATGGTCAGGTCTGAATGGAAATGGATGGATGGATGCCTCTGGCATACTGCATATTTTGACGCTTTCTGGGTGTAACCTGCACCAGCACTAATCTTGACAGATCATTTGGCCCCAGGATTTGCCTACTTGACGTCACGCGGCTGTGTATACCAGGAATGATTCTTTTGCAAACGGGTTGCACTGTTCAAATATAACACAACAAAGGAAGGAAGGGCCATGTGTATGAACGCAAATCTATAATAAACTTGAGTCGTACATTTTTTCCTCTTTCATTTTAAAGTCAGACGAATTGAGTAACATTGATCTGAATAAAAAAGACGGGTGTGGGGCCACTGTATTGTGCTACATACACGTTTTTGGCAAATACTCCTACTTGTACAGCACCGCACTTTGCTGTGCCTGTGCCCGAGATCTTTCTTGATTAGTGCAGTCTCAAAAGGATAGGAAAGCATAAACTTTTTGGAAATCCACAATTGACACCGCATCAGGATTGTTAAATGAGGATTTCTGAATAGGGAGTCTGTACTCTTGCTATTGGAAGACATGCTCTTTTCGCTTTTGTTTTTGTGTTTCCCATGTGTCCTTACCTCACCTGCCACGCCTTTGTCCCCTAGCTTTATTAACTTTGCAAGATTCCCTGTTGGGACTTGTAGTTGACAATAGCATGACAGTAGGAGTAGGGTTGCCACGGCTCAGCCTCCCTAATAAGTTACTGCTGTCCCTATAACCAACGTTGTGCTGAGCTTTGCCATGTAACCACTGTAAAAAGGGCGTGGGGATAATGCCTAATGGTAGCGTATTTCAGACATTTATGTCGGCCCTGCAGTAACAGCGGATCAAATTTGCCCGCGGTAAAACAGTCTGGTAAAGAGAGACATTATAATTTCCGTTTTTTATTAGTTACAAGACCTGAACTCGGAATCCGACACCAGAACAGATGCTCAGCGGATACCTTGAGGAACCTGGAACCGTACTGAGGTAGTGGCAATCTGCAAACAAGACAGCCCCGCATGCGAAGCTTTCTCTTCATATAACTAATCTACCTCAAATGGGCATAGAACGATCCACTCCCATGTCCTAACCGACCGACCCAAAGAACTACAGAAATTGCAAACAGTAGTAACCCTGGGAAGTGGGAAAGCACGCTTACAGAAAGTGTGTGCACTTACTACGTCCTGTATTACAAGCCAATACAACATGTCCGTCGCTTATGGCGGCACTTGAAACAAAGGTCAGAAAAGGCAGCTGATACAGGAGCATTGAGCCGCAACAGTGCAAACGATACAGTTGATTATTCCCGGGACTGACCAGTGACCATGGGCTGGTTTTGCATTGAacttcattaccctaccccgtacTTCAGAAGTAAGGTCTGTAGCGCATAGGGCGGCGGAATCTAGGAGCCCTCCTGCAAAACCGCAAAAGGTTATGTTAGAAAAGAAAACTAGAAATCCACATTGTAATAGTGCACCACAAAGACTTACCCATAACCATATGGGGGGAAATACGGTGCCCCGTATGATCTATAAGGGTAGCCATGGTATGGATTATACCCACGTGGTGGACGCTGCTTCATCCCAGGAACATTAGTCCTCTTTGGGGCGACCTGTAGAGCACAGAGCAAGAAGGTAAAGCAGAAGTAAAGCACTATTGACAAGTGTTTTAAAAAAGGAACTCTTGAGACCATGCAACATAAGCATTTCTGCACCTTAATCTGGCGACCATGCAATTCAGATTCATTCAAGTTAAGAGCTTCCTGAACACCTTCCTGTTCCAGAAATTCAACATAAGCAAAACCTTTTGGCTGTCCAAACTTGTCAGTCAAGATTGTCACCCTGTTGACAGTTCCACAAGCTTGGAAATGCTGTTGCACTTCTTCTGGGGTGCAAGCATAATCCACCTGCAGTACATGATTGTATCAGTTCAAATGGTGTTAACTTAGTGTGGACTGCTCTGGGTAGACACAGAAATGTAAGGCTAGAAACTATGTGTCCCATTAACCAACAACCAGGGACTGGAGTAAGAGTAATTGATACTAAGCACCAAAGACCAGACAGGTGAAAAAGTACCACAACAGAAAATGCAACTGAGTCGAGTAATTGATAGTTGATGCTAGTCTTGTATATATGGGGAAAAAACGTCACTTAAGCAGTGACCACAGTATAGGGGCAAATTAGTTGATGCTGAACATTGAAACGCTTTAAGACACAAGTGTTCCTTCCATAAATGAACCTGCAGTCCTAGAAGGTTATTTATTTTAAAGGTTGGCTCTCTAATAGACTTCCTTTCTAAGGCACAAGTATGGCAAAGTACAAGAATCTGTTGAAGTGAGAAACAATGTGCATTTTAAATGGCATTGAACCTTAGGTCTGGGTGACACTATAGAGTACCATTTTTTGCAGGTTCGTAATGGAGAACTGACACGCCAAGTTAACTAATGTGTAAAACAAACATCATAGAAAAGGGTATGTTGAAGATAATCAACAGAAAATACACAAAAAATCAATACTTAATACTCCATCAGGTCACAAAAACGATATTTAGGACAACATTTGACCAAACCATAAAAAATGCAAACGCCAATAACTATTACACACATTAGAGCATCTCGAGAAGTCTTTCTTAAACTCACTCCCTAAATCCTCATTAGGAGAGCAATTTGAATAAAAAGTGTTCCCTATATCTTTCCATCACAACAATTTCTCTATATCTTGTGCACACAGCTGCACCCCCAATCTCCATTTTTGGCGAGCGAGAAATCCAGAATAGAGAAATTAAAGTTGTCGGAGACATTTTTCACCAAAATCTCTATTCCTATCAATACAGAATGATATAAAGAGACTCTTGGTCTGGAAGCATATCATTTATATGTGTCAATTTGTTTTTGTCCTCAAGCTGTGCAGAAGAGCTGCAAGTCATTTAATAATATGAAAAGGAGAATAAAACAAGCATGAGACACCCAGCACATACACTCCTAGCGAAGGATTAGCTAAAGATGAGCCATCAAACACTACAAACAACGGCTACCAGCACCTCCACTATATAGAAGGATTAATTGAGCACGGTGGGTGACCTTAGGATCAGCTCCTGGACCTGGAGCACTAAAGCCCCAGAGGATACCATAAACTACTATTAACAGCCTGCAGAAAAGCTCCGACACATGATCTTGTTCCATCCAATATTTCAGTGCTTCCATAGTTTCCTATCATAATTATTCAGTTATATGTGTCGATTTGTGTTCAAAGCACATGCAAAATATCTTATATTTGAAGCATTTTATGAATATATTATAGAAGTAATTAGTGGTCAAAGATACGCATTAAAGACCATGCAAAGTCAAATGTATGTTCATGTTGTGACCGGAAGGATTATCATACCACTATACCAAGAGTCTAAAACTTAGCACTGGGTTATTTTAAGTTACAAACTAATGCTAGAATGCAAAGGAAAGAAGGATCCACCATAGTCATTATTTTCTTTTTCCTTGTAGCATCCATAGGTGTTAATTGTACAGCTAATTTCTACAGTGAATCTGCATGTCACTAGCATGCACCAAAATATCAGGCATCATTTATTCAAACCATCAAGGAGGTGCAAATCCATTTTCATAACCATTGTTGATTTCTTTAGTGGATCTGCACTCGCTCGTATGCATCAAAATACCAGGCAGCATTTATTCTCATGTTAGAAAGAGAAAGAAGTGATAACTACATGATCTGATAAAAAACAACTGTACACCTGTTAGGTGAAATGCGAATAAAAGGGAAAAGGTAGGAAGGTAGCCAGAGCACAAGTTCAGAAACAGCAAAGAATAGAGTCAAGATTAAAGTTCCCTACTGTTACACTTACATGTCATACTTACGCACCACCCAGGTGATATCAGTGGACCAGCAGCTACGAACCACATCAGATGCCGCCATGCCAGCTCCAGTCAAAAAGTCCCATCCCGAGTGTAGACAGCAGCTCTGTGCTGACTTCTTTTGCTTCGCCAAGGATGTCATCTAACTTATGATATTTATTATCCGTTTTTTACTTCTTTCctctttttcctttctttttccatgcacttttttatattttttcagAGGTCCTTctatctttttttctttttttttctttttcactcTATGCTAACTCTAAAACATCACCCAGTGCCCATTAGGCCATTATAGTCAATTTGAAAGGCTTGCTCAAGCACACTAGCCCTGCGACCATCACCATTTCTTAATTAATGCACGAAAACAATAAAATAAAACACATGAAGACAGATCAAAGGAGTATTGATAGCAAAGGATGATGATAAGCACACAGAGCATTTCATAATAGCAGTGTGGTGCATTCTAAGGAACGCAACGAAAAATGGGAGCAAGGAGGAAACATCAAATTAGGAAGAAGCTTTGACAATTCTGCCTGCCAATAAAGACATCCAACACAGACATTTTTTCAGTAGGCACCAACCATACAAGTTCTGAAGGTAAGTAACAAGGTAGTTGGCTTCTTGAGATAAACAATTCATAACTAAGCGAGTGCCAATAAAATATCTATTAGCTACTAGGCAATATGTATGTGTCTACCACTGTATCACATAAAAGATATAGGGATGTTTCAAACTCCATGCTTCATACACGTAAAATATCAAGAAATATATATTAAATAAAAATTTCAAAGCAACATAACATATTCCCGCTAATATGCAGAGTCACAATAAAGAGAGGGAGATTATTATAAATTCTTACATTTCCAACATACACAGAACGGGCATCCACCTGCTCCTTTGCCTCAGCTGTAGATGCACTAGGGTCACCTCCTGCAAAACAGAAGAGCAATTATTTCAAGAAACCTTGCATCTTAAACTAAATAAGCAAGCTAAAACTGAAGTAAACCCTTGACCAAACCAAGATATGTTAGACCAGCATATCCATCAGAAGACACAAATGCAGTAAGGCGTAAAACAAAATCTGCAAGCCTCATCATATTTGAATTCTACATTTGGATATACGTTATGTTGAAACATAGGATGTGGATCTGCTCATCTGCATGCACACAGAAGACGTAATAGTCCCTCTGTTCACAAATACTTGGCCAAACTTTTGAAACTTTAACCAACATTATTTATAAATTTTAGTTCGGAATCATGAATATCATAAATGTAGTTGTCTTAGAAACTTTACTAATCTCATTTTAAGACGGAAAATAATGGTCTAAGGTACACATTGAAGAGCATGTCATGTCCAAAAAAATGACAAGTATTTCTGATAGTAGCAACTACTAGCaagtagaaatttgtatcaacatAAATACAGATCACCAGAAGGAAATGCCTACATGCACAGGATGCTTCATACGCTGCACAGAAGAACTTCTCAATTGAAAAAAAAACAGTACCCAAGGCATGACAAAAATAACCCACAGAACAAAGTATGCAACTACTCAGAATGAAATCAACATTTTATAATTATTTCCATTGCATGTATATGAATCCATGGTTAGTGTTATTGTCTGGAGTATGcagtaaagcaatagcagagGGGTTGTTGATTTGCCATACTGGGGATCAGTGAATACAAATATGAATGATACAAGTGACAAGAGTAAGGGATTTCTAAAAGATAGAAACACCAAAAAAATAGAAAATATAGGAGGCCGAGGGACAAGTATGACAACAAGGGGTAGGCATATGTGGGATATATAAATTTTATCACGAAAGATTCTTAGCGCATTCTGGTCTTGTGCATAAGGAAATAGCCTCATCAACAGAATATGTAAGGGCATCTAAACTTCATGTCAATTTTGATTCTAACTGCTCTGTGATCAGACTACAAAAATTGAAGTTGCATGTACAGCATGTAAGCAAATTAGATCTAGAATTAGAGGTATGTAGAAAATACGTGTGGCATGATCACATACTCCTACTTCATACACAGTATCACAATTTTACCAAGCACCAAATAACAAATGCAGTCATAATTACAGACACCAATCTTAACTCGCTCGGCCGGCCTTAAAGATTCTTGGACACAGTAACACACAGATCATCAAGGTATATAGCATATCGAACCATAATAATGAAACCTAAACACACCGCAAAAAAGGTATCAAGCATCAAAAAGGCAAGGTGGGTGAGCACATAGGAAGACAACCTTGCATCTCCTTGGCGACCTTGGCCTGCATATCGCGGAGGGCGGCGGCTTCCTCCTCCATCTCCTTCAGCCTgcgcttcatctcgtcgagctcCTGCAGCTGCACGCAACTGAAGGGGGTCAGCAACCCGCAAGGATCTAGGGCGAGGGTATAGCGTGAGACACATGGATCCAGTGGTGGTACCTTCGCCGCGTCATCCCCGGAGGCAGCCATATCAACGTCAGCGCCGTCCATGTCGCCGTCCTCCGGGATTTCCTGGCCGTAAACCTCGTGCTCCTCCTCGTCCATGGCGCCGCGTGAGCTCCCTCGCCTCCCCGATGGCCCGATCTGACCCGATTCAGTTGCGGCAGGTGCGGGTTTGGTGGAGGAAGGATCCGCCGCCTAGGGATCGGACGGAGAGGTCGTGGGCCTCCAATGGGTCGAAAGTTTCATGAGCCTTAGGCTGATTCTAGCCTATCAGGAAGTTCTAATAGACAACTTTTGCCATCAGTGGTCAGTCTACTCTACCGCCACTTTAAGTCTGTTTGAAATGTAGGAATTTTTCTCCTTTCCtatattttttatgaaaatacacTGATTTCTGTAAAGTTTCTGTATGATTTCTTGAAATTTTAACATTCTAAAGAAGGCCTTAGCGTCATATTAAAATTTTCTTTTACAGAT is a genomic window of Zea mays cultivar B73 chromosome 5, Zm-B73-REFERENCE-NAM-5.0, whole genome shotgun sequence containing:
- the LOC100273637 gene encoding ubiquitin-protein ligase isoform X1 codes for the protein MLQGSEVMGECEDGKEYRCWEELLPDALGLIFRNLPLQEVLTVLPRVCKSWGRVVAGPYCWQEIDIEEWSQQQGKPEQIARMVELLVGRSAGSCRRISVSGLPCDPRFSFIGDNARALRTLEIPRSEISDSMVESVAPRLPNVTFLDISSCTKMGARGLEAFGKHCKSLAGLRRVMHPIDLADRACQHDEAHAIACSMPRLRHLEMGYMLVATEAVAEILGRCRELRFLDLRGCWAVDDKLLPRDRHPGLRVLGPRVDDCYENSYWEECSDDYSDDSSIYSWELMDDVDDDYDYAAGSDDDDDEAVWDDDGQGLENLEVRFYGGGFGETFAGFDWPPSP
- the LOC100194063 gene encoding Polyadenylate-binding protein 2; amino-acid sequence: MDEEEHEVYGQEIPEDGDMDGADVDMAASGDDAAKLQELDEMKRRLKEMEEEAAALRDMQAKVAKEMQGGDPSASTAEAKEQVDARSVYVGNVDYACTPEEVQQHFQACGTVNRVTILTDKFGQPKGFAYVEFLEQEGVQEALNLNESELHGRQIKVAPKRTNVPGMKQRPPRGYNPYHGYPYRSYGAPYFPPYGYGRAPRFRRPMRYRPYF
- the LOC100273637 gene encoding ubiquitin-protein ligase isoform X2, with protein sequence MGECEDGKEYRCWEELLPDALGLIFRNLPLQEVLTVLPRVCKSWGRVVAGPYCWQEIDIEEWSQQQGKPEQIARMVELLVGRSAGSCRRISVSGLPCDPRFSFIGDNARALRTLEIPRSEISDSMVESVAPRLPNVTFLDISSCTKMGARGLEAFGKHCKSLAGLRRVMHPIDLADRACQHDEAHAIACSMPRLRHLEMGYMLVATEAVAEILGRCRELRFLDLRGCWAVDDKLLPRDRHPGLRVLGPRVDDCYENSYWEECSDDYSDDSSIYSWELMDDVDDDYDYAAGSDDDDDEAVWDDDGQGLENLEVRFYGGGFGETFAGFDWPPSP